Proteins encoded together in one Corallococcus soli window:
- a CDS encoding M1 family metallopeptidase yields the protein MPNLLRPVALATVTFLAACGARQGNAPAPGSVETPPVTQAPAAPTPPGLRLPTEVRPTQYAIVLKMDPKVETFEGTVDITLDVTKPTRVVWLHGKGLIVKEASIEQGGVKLPVKPSSSGEDFLGLSLEKPLAVGGAKLHLVYTGTASERETSGAFRVNEGGDWYVYTQFEPLGARRAFPSFDEPSFKVPFQLTFHVPQGNVAVTNTPQLAEEAGADGWRIFRFAPTQPLPSYLIAFGVGPFDFLPARDAGLKHVKTRIITPKGRASEGAWAAKVTPDILEQLEKYFGIPYAYEKLDVLAVPLMGGAMENPGLVTFNSRLILSRPEDDSVGRQRAFANVQVHELAHQWFGNLVTMAWWDDLWLNESFASWMTPRMVESWQPTWDGPVERVQQRNSALDADSLVAARFIRQPIRDSGDIQNAFDGITYGKGSAVLAMTEAWLGREVFQKGIQRYIRAHAGGNATAKDFVAALSAESGKDVASVLNSFLDQTGAPFITATLLCDGGKPRVALSQQRYLRLGSKTPDMAQTWKVPVCVKYPGATQDATACTLMTQAQAELPLPEAKACPAWVFPNADGAGYYRVRLADDTRAKLMKAGLTKLSRAERVVLLGDALALAQAGVLPAAEALPLLTRVAEDPDRQVLEAGLDLLDLVSSRLLTPAQAPERARYIRDTFGPRARKLGFKPRAGESEDTRLLRPRLLELAGNEGDDPKLIAEARTLADQWLKDRRAVAPEVVGPVLSIAANHGDAAFNTKLVEALRAEKDRYTRQQLLGGLSQVSDPKLVKENLGMLLEPKTDLRESLWLLFGASRDPRTRDTAVDFVKTNFDTLVGTGGKPGLLPEGMGSRLPYVGAGYCDAGKRQELATFFEPRGKELPGSERVLQQVLEIVDQCGALKEKQGDSIGSFLSGKAPKTPQAPPAPL from the coding sequence ATGCCCAACCTGCTCCGTCCGGTGGCCCTGGCCACCGTTACCTTCCTCGCGGCATGCGGTGCCCGACAGGGCAACGCTCCCGCGCCCGGCTCCGTCGAGACACCGCCCGTCACCCAGGCACCCGCCGCGCCCACGCCTCCGGGCCTGCGGCTGCCCACGGAGGTGCGCCCCACCCAGTACGCCATCGTGTTGAAGATGGATCCGAAGGTGGAGACCTTCGAAGGCACCGTCGACATCACGCTGGACGTGACGAAGCCCACCCGCGTCGTGTGGCTGCACGGCAAGGGCCTCATCGTGAAGGAGGCCTCCATCGAACAGGGCGGCGTGAAGCTGCCGGTGAAGCCGTCGTCCAGCGGCGAGGACTTCCTGGGCCTGTCGCTGGAGAAGCCCCTGGCCGTGGGCGGCGCGAAGCTGCACCTCGTCTACACGGGCACCGCGTCCGAGCGTGAGACCTCCGGCGCCTTCCGCGTCAACGAGGGCGGCGACTGGTACGTCTACACGCAGTTCGAGCCGCTGGGCGCCCGCCGCGCATTCCCGTCCTTCGACGAGCCGTCCTTCAAGGTGCCCTTCCAGCTCACCTTCCACGTGCCGCAGGGCAACGTGGCCGTCACCAACACGCCGCAGCTCGCGGAGGAGGCCGGCGCGGACGGCTGGCGCATCTTCCGCTTCGCGCCCACGCAGCCCCTGCCCAGCTACCTCATCGCGTTCGGCGTGGGCCCCTTCGACTTCCTGCCCGCCCGGGACGCGGGCCTCAAGCACGTCAAGACGCGCATCATCACGCCGAAGGGCCGCGCCAGCGAGGGCGCGTGGGCCGCGAAGGTGACGCCCGACATCCTGGAGCAGCTGGAGAAGTACTTCGGCATCCCGTACGCGTACGAGAAGCTGGACGTGCTCGCGGTGCCGCTGATGGGCGGCGCCATGGAGAACCCGGGCCTCGTCACGTTCAACTCGCGCCTCATCCTGTCGCGGCCGGAGGATGACTCGGTGGGCCGCCAGCGCGCGTTCGCGAACGTGCAGGTGCATGAGCTGGCGCACCAGTGGTTCGGCAACCTCGTCACCATGGCGTGGTGGGACGACCTGTGGCTCAACGAATCGTTCGCCTCGTGGATGACGCCGCGCATGGTGGAGTCGTGGCAGCCCACCTGGGACGGGCCGGTGGAGCGCGTGCAGCAGCGCAACAGCGCCCTGGACGCGGACAGCCTCGTGGCCGCGCGCTTCATCCGCCAGCCCATCCGTGACTCGGGCGACATCCAGAACGCCTTCGACGGCATCACCTACGGCAAGGGCAGCGCGGTGCTGGCCATGACGGAGGCGTGGCTGGGCCGGGAGGTCTTCCAGAAGGGCATCCAGCGCTACATCCGCGCGCACGCGGGCGGCAACGCCACGGCGAAGGACTTCGTGGCCGCGCTGTCCGCGGAGTCCGGCAAGGACGTGGCCTCCGTGCTGAACAGCTTCCTGGACCAGACGGGCGCGCCCTTCATCACCGCGACCCTGCTGTGTGACGGAGGCAAGCCGCGCGTGGCGCTCTCTCAGCAGCGCTACCTGCGCCTGGGCTCGAAGACGCCGGACATGGCCCAGACGTGGAAGGTGCCCGTGTGCGTGAAGTACCCGGGCGCCACCCAGGACGCCACCGCGTGCACGCTGATGACGCAGGCCCAGGCGGAGCTGCCGCTGCCGGAGGCCAAGGCGTGCCCGGCGTGGGTGTTCCCCAACGCGGACGGCGCGGGCTACTACCGCGTGCGGCTGGCGGACGACACGCGCGCGAAGCTGATGAAGGCGGGCCTGACGAAGCTGTCGCGCGCCGAACGCGTGGTGCTGCTGGGCGACGCGTTGGCGCTGGCGCAGGCGGGCGTGCTGCCCGCGGCGGAGGCCCTGCCCCTGCTCACGCGCGTGGCGGAGGATCCGGACCGCCAGGTGCTGGAGGCCGGCCTGGACCTGCTCGACCTGGTGTCGTCGCGGCTGCTCACGCCCGCGCAGGCGCCGGAGCGCGCCCGCTACATCCGCGACACCTTCGGGCCGCGCGCGCGCAAGCTGGGCTTCAAGCCTCGCGCGGGTGAGAGCGAGGACACGCGCCTGCTGCGTCCGCGCCTGCTGGAGCTGGCCGGCAACGAGGGAGACGACCCCAAGCTCATCGCCGAGGCGCGCACGCTGGCGGACCAGTGGCTGAAGGACCGGCGCGCGGTGGCCCCGGAGGTGGTGGGGCCCGTGCTCTCCATCGCCGCGAACCACGGCGACGCGGCCTTCAACACGAAGCTGGTGGAGGCGCTGCGCGCGGAGAAGGACCGCTACACGCGCCAGCAGCTCTTGGGCGGCCTGTCCCAGGTGAGCGACCCGAAGCTGGTGAAGGAGAACCTGGGCATGCTGCTGGAGCCGAAGACGGACCTGCGCGAGAGCCTGTGGCTGCTGTTCGGCGCGTCGCGCGACCCGCGCACGCGTGACACGGCCGTGGACTTCGTGAAGACGAACTTCGACACGCTGGTGGGCACCGGGGGCAAGCCGGGCCTGCTGCCGGAGGGCATGGGCTCGCGGCTGCCCTACGTCGGCGCCGGGTACTGCGACGCGGGCAAGCGCCAGGAGCTGGCGACCTTCTTCGAGCCGCGTGGCAAGGAGCTCCCCGGCTCCGAGCGCGTGCTCCAGCAGGTGCTGGAGATCGTCGACCAGTGCGGCGCGCTGAAGGAGAAGCAGGGCGACAGCATCGGGTCCTTCCTGTCCGGCAAGGCCCCGAAGACGCCCCAGGCGCCGCCCGCGCCGCTGTAG
- a CDS encoding enoyl-CoA hydratase, with the protein MSDTVLTQLEAGVLSVTFNRPEKKNAFTHAMYEAATAALLDADRRDDVRVVLLSGAGGAFTAGNDIGDFVEHPPAGEDSAVFRYLRALANMAKPVLAAVEGAAVGIGTTMLLHCDYVVAGEKARFCMPFVNLGLCAEGGSSLLLPRAAGFALASELLLFGDPFDAGTALRAGIINKAVPEAQLKEVATERARALATRPMEALKVTKQLIRGPLREQVETTMKREGAEFIQRLHSDEAREALMSFMTRGRK; encoded by the coding sequence ATGTCCGACACTGTCCTGACGCAGCTCGAAGCGGGGGTCCTCTCCGTCACCTTCAACCGGCCGGAGAAGAAGAACGCCTTCACCCACGCCATGTACGAGGCCGCCACGGCCGCCCTGCTGGACGCGGATCGCCGGGACGACGTCCGGGTGGTGCTGCTGTCCGGCGCGGGCGGCGCGTTCACCGCCGGCAACGACATTGGCGACTTCGTGGAGCACCCGCCCGCGGGCGAGGACAGCGCCGTGTTCCGCTACCTGCGCGCCCTGGCCAACATGGCCAAGCCCGTGCTGGCCGCCGTGGAGGGCGCGGCGGTGGGCATCGGCACCACCATGCTGCTGCACTGTGACTACGTGGTGGCCGGGGAGAAGGCGCGCTTCTGCATGCCCTTCGTCAACCTGGGCCTGTGCGCGGAAGGCGGCAGCAGCCTGCTGCTCCCCCGCGCGGCGGGCTTCGCGCTGGCGTCGGAGCTGCTGCTGTTCGGGGACCCGTTCGACGCGGGCACCGCGCTGCGCGCCGGCATCATCAACAAGGCCGTCCCGGAGGCGCAGCTCAAGGAGGTCGCCACCGAGCGCGCTCGCGCCCTGGCCACCCGCCCCATGGAGGCACTGAAGGTGACCAAGCAGCTCATCCGCGGCCCGCTGCGCGAGCAGGTGGAGACCACGATGAAGCGCGAAGGCGCGGAGTTCATCCAGCGCCTGCACTCCGACGAGGCCCGCGAGGCCCTGATGTCCTTCATGACGCGCGGCCGGAAATAG
- a CDS encoding ribose-phosphate diphosphokinase: MTPPALVVGSASPHLGRALAQAFGVSPVATKMERFPDGELHIEVPPDAIRGRRVVLLQTSTPPVGEHLLELLLLADACWRAGAASLQAVIPYVGYARQDRRARAGEPLGGRLVADLLSHGRFERVFTVDLHNPALEGCFGAPLEHLSALPLLAEALRPYVSDTSVVVAPDLGAVKRAEALAKLLGRPWAVVHKARLSGNDVETLGLLGQVRGMRPILVDDMISTGGTLAAAAKELKGEGCVDDFILATTHALLVGPALERLHGVPVKRLVSTDSVEPRQGVPFPHQVVTLAPLLLRALSPDAR; this comes from the coding sequence ATGACGCCACCCGCCCTCGTCGTCGGCAGTGCCAGTCCCCACCTCGGCCGTGCGCTCGCCCAGGCGTTCGGCGTCTCGCCCGTGGCCACGAAGATGGAGCGCTTCCCGGACGGGGAGCTGCACATCGAAGTGCCCCCCGACGCCATCCGGGGCCGCCGCGTCGTCCTCCTCCAGACCTCCACGCCGCCCGTGGGCGAGCACCTGTTGGAGCTGCTGCTGCTCGCGGACGCGTGCTGGCGGGCGGGCGCCGCGTCGCTCCAGGCCGTGATTCCCTACGTGGGCTACGCGCGCCAGGACCGGCGCGCCCGGGCTGGCGAGCCCCTGGGCGGGAGGCTGGTGGCGGACCTGCTGTCCCATGGCCGCTTCGAGCGCGTGTTCACCGTGGACCTGCACAACCCGGCGCTGGAGGGCTGCTTCGGCGCCCCGCTGGAGCACCTGTCCGCGCTCCCGCTCCTGGCCGAAGCGCTGCGCCCCTACGTCTCCGACACGTCCGTGGTGGTGGCGCCGGACCTGGGCGCGGTGAAGCGCGCGGAGGCGCTGGCCAAGCTCCTGGGCCGGCCCTGGGCGGTGGTGCACAAGGCGCGGCTGAGCGGCAATGACGTGGAGACGCTGGGCCTGCTGGGCCAGGTGCGCGGCATGCGCCCCATCCTGGTGGACGACATGATCTCCACCGGCGGCACCCTGGCCGCGGCGGCGAAGGAGCTCAAGGGCGAGGGGTGCGTGGACGACTTCATCCTGGCCACCACGCACGCCCTGCTGGTGGGCCCCGCCCTGGAGCGCCTGCACGGCGTGCCCGTCAAGCGGCTGGTGAGCACGGACAGCGTGGAGCCCCGCCAGGGCGTGCCCTTTCCCCACCAGGTGGTGACCCTGGCCCCGCTGCTCTTGCGCGCACTCTCGCCCGACGCGCGTTAG
- a CDS encoding phosphoribosyltransferase, translating into MRFKDRSDAGQKLAGVLAPYRSADVRVLGLTRGGPSVALEVARALEAPLDLWVARKVRVPGRNTHKLTLGAVTEGGGVFLDAQAAPQSPLSGAPLQDFLRGELEDVEKQARQLRGGPTPDVRGRVVLLVDDGMVTGATMAAALLALQQRGARQRIVAVGVATPVALELIRGRADAVHALMLKVGLREVAEVYDSFPSLSGDELRRWLTRARDSSPARASGVAPDVGGGWWF; encoded by the coding sequence ATGCGTTTCAAGGATCGGTCAGACGCCGGGCAGAAGCTCGCGGGGGTGTTGGCGCCCTACCGCTCCGCGGACGTGCGCGTGCTGGGACTGACGCGGGGTGGACCGAGCGTCGCCCTGGAGGTCGCCCGGGCGTTGGAGGCCCCCCTGGACCTGTGGGTGGCGCGCAAGGTGCGGGTCCCGGGACGCAACACCCACAAGTTGACGCTGGGGGCGGTGACCGAAGGCGGAGGGGTGTTCCTGGATGCCCAGGCCGCGCCCCAGTCACCCCTGTCCGGCGCGCCGCTCCAGGACTTCCTGCGCGGGGAGCTGGAGGACGTGGAGAAGCAGGCCCGGCAGCTGCGGGGCGGGCCGACGCCGGACGTGCGGGGGCGCGTCGTGCTGCTGGTGGACGACGGCATGGTGACGGGCGCCACGATGGCCGCGGCGCTCCTGGCGCTCCAGCAGCGGGGGGCCCGCCAGCGCATCGTGGCGGTGGGCGTGGCGACGCCGGTCGCGCTGGAGCTCATCCGGGGCCGGGCGGACGCGGTGCACGCGCTGATGCTCAAGGTCGGGCTGCGCGAGGTGGCGGAGGTCTACGACTCGTTCCCCTCGCTCAGCGGGGACGAGCTGCGCCGGTGGCTCACGCGCGCGCGGGACTCCTCCCCGGCGCGCGCCTCCGGGGTGGCGCCGGACGTGGGCGGCGGATGGTGGTTTTGA
- a CDS encoding archease codes for MDVEAVQSQQGRPHSHWEHFTRDEQLGVRGVGRSMEQAFEMAALALAALVTEPQRVEAHEELEVSCHSADHDELLAEWLREVVGAMAGRRLRFQCFAVRLDGLNLFGHGFGERAGAERHGANVAVTGASLTQVSVRQGPHGVWTAEALVDF; via the coding sequence ATGGACGTCGAAGCGGTGCAGTCGCAGCAAGGCAGACCCCACAGCCACTGGGAACACTTCACGCGCGACGAGCAGCTGGGCGTGCGGGGCGTGGGCCGCTCCATGGAGCAGGCCTTCGAGATGGCGGCGCTGGCGCTCGCGGCGCTGGTGACCGAGCCCCAGCGCGTGGAGGCGCACGAGGAGCTGGAGGTGTCCTGTCATTCCGCGGACCATGACGAACTGCTCGCGGAATGGCTGCGCGAGGTGGTGGGCGCGATGGCGGGCCGGCGCCTGCGCTTCCAGTGCTTCGCGGTGCGCCTGGATGGCCTGAACCTCTTCGGCCATGGCTTCGGCGAGCGGGCGGGGGCGGAGCGCCACGGCGCCAACGTGGCGGTGACGGGCGCGTCGCTCACCCAGGTGTCCGTGCGTCAGGGCCCCCATGGGGTGTGGACGGCCGAGGCGCTGGTGGACTTCTAG
- a CDS encoding bifunctional alpha/beta hydrolase/OsmC family protein — MSVALPAGGGRLELPAGVPVASAVLVSCFACLGHSPGPERLARALASRGFAVLRLDFTQGPAPGGPAGEARPDTVPSVDAVVAASAWLATRAPAPRLLVGHSLGGTAVVAALPRLPDVAAVALVNAPSGDREVRGLLPPGERDAEEGVLELGPGRLRLRRDFLAAIDGAAVEGALGGFPGALLVMQAPGDRYVTLESARTLVAHARRPASLVVLDGADHFLSRPEDAACAADLLGAWAARHVAPVHGREAPLAEGQVEVREAAEGGLAQDIRVGSHRLRADEPLTLGGRDSGPTPYGLLAAALGACTAMTVRMYAERHGWPLTRVRVRLAHDTVHAKDCAECESRVGRVDRLERFVRLEGPLTDEQRARLLHVADLCPVHRTLESKVDVRTRWDDSSTE; from the coding sequence ATGTCCGTGGCGCTGCCGGCGGGGGGCGGGCGGCTGGAGCTGCCCGCCGGAGTGCCCGTGGCGAGCGCGGTGCTGGTGTCGTGCTTCGCCTGCCTGGGCCACTCGCCCGGGCCGGAGCGGCTGGCGCGCGCGCTGGCGTCGCGGGGCTTCGCGGTGCTGCGGCTGGACTTCACGCAAGGCCCGGCCCCGGGAGGGCCCGCAGGGGAAGCACGCCCGGACACCGTGCCGAGCGTGGACGCGGTGGTGGCCGCCTCGGCCTGGCTCGCCACGCGCGCGCCCGCGCCCCGGCTGCTGGTGGGCCACAGCCTGGGGGGCACGGCGGTGGTGGCGGCGCTGCCCCGGCTGCCGGACGTGGCGGCGGTGGCGCTGGTGAACGCACCGTCCGGGGACCGCGAGGTGCGCGGGCTGCTGCCCCCCGGCGAGCGCGACGCGGAGGAAGGCGTGTTGGAGCTGGGGCCCGGCCGGCTGCGCCTGCGGCGTGACTTCCTCGCCGCCATCGACGGGGCGGCGGTGGAGGGGGCGCTGGGGGGCTTTCCGGGCGCGCTGCTGGTGATGCAGGCCCCGGGGGACCGGTACGTGACGCTGGAGAGCGCGCGCACGCTGGTCGCGCACGCGCGCAGGCCGGCGAGCCTGGTGGTGCTGGACGGGGCGGACCACTTCCTGTCGCGCCCGGAGGACGCGGCCTGCGCGGCGGACCTCCTGGGCGCGTGGGCCGCGCGGCACGTGGCGCCGGTGCATGGGCGCGAGGCGCCGCTGGCGGAGGGACAGGTGGAGGTGCGCGAGGCGGCCGAGGGCGGGCTGGCCCAGGACATCCGCGTGGGCTCGCACCGGCTGCGCGCGGACGAGCCGCTGACGCTGGGCGGGCGGGACTCGGGGCCCACGCCCTACGGGCTGCTGGCGGCGGCGCTGGGGGCGTGCACGGCCATGACGGTGCGCATGTACGCGGAGCGGCACGGCTGGCCGCTCACGCGGGTGCGCGTGCGGCTGGCCCACGACACGGTGCACGCGAAGGACTGCGCGGAGTGCGAGTCGCGGGTGGGGCGGGTGGACCGGCTGGAGCGCTTCGTCCGGCTGGAGGGCCCCCTGACGGACGAACAGCGCGCCCGCCTGCTGCACGTCGCGGACCTGTGCCCGGTGCACCGCACGCTCGAATCCAAGGTGGACGTGCGGACGCGGTGGGACGATTCATCCACGGAGTGA
- the orn gene encoding oligoribonuclease, giving the protein MPRDTRLVWLDLEMTGLDPESCGIIEVGVIITGPDLRPIAEFERVIWQPEEMLQRMEPVVRDMHTKNGLIEKVRSSNVSLRVAEREVTSFVADHCELGEGILAGNSIHTDRRFLISHMPMLDRYLHYRMVDVTSLKVLVRAWYPALVEPRKPPSGHTALADLRSSLTELQYYRDILFRATPG; this is encoded by the coding sequence ATGCCCCGTGACACCCGCCTTGTGTGGCTCGACCTGGAGATGACCGGGCTCGACCCGGAGTCCTGCGGCATCATCGAGGTGGGCGTCATCATCACCGGCCCGGACCTGCGCCCCATCGCGGAGTTCGAGCGGGTCATCTGGCAGCCGGAGGAGATGCTCCAGCGCATGGAGCCCGTCGTGCGCGACATGCACACGAAGAATGGCCTCATCGAGAAGGTGCGCTCATCCAACGTGTCGCTGCGCGTGGCCGAGCGCGAGGTGACGTCCTTCGTCGCGGACCACTGCGAGCTGGGCGAGGGCATCCTCGCGGGCAACTCCATCCACACCGACCGGCGCTTCCTCATCAGCCACATGCCCATGCTGGACCGCTACCTGCACTACCGCATGGTGGACGTGACGAGCCTGAAGGTGCTGGTGCGCGCCTGGTATCCGGCGCTGGTGGAGCCGCGCAAGCCGCCCAGCGGGCACACCGCGCTGGCGGACCTGCGCTCCAGCCTCACGGAGCTGCAGTACTACCGGGACATCCTCTTCCGCGCGACGCCAGGCTAG
- a CDS encoding response regulator, protein MKRLLIVDDELAIVEALQDILSLEGYDIDTAYNGDEGLQRLLAAKPDLVLLDLMMPVMDGGELLRRIRAHPDLRHIPVVVMSAGRLTEEERRASSHFLAKPFELDDLLGTIARQLPAEAARV, encoded by the coding sequence ATGAAGCGGCTGCTCATCGTCGATGACGAGCTGGCCATCGTGGAGGCCCTCCAGGACATCCTGTCCCTGGAAGGGTACGACATCGACACCGCCTACAACGGTGACGAGGGCCTCCAGCGGCTGCTGGCCGCGAAGCCCGACCTCGTGCTCCTGGACCTGATGATGCCGGTGATGGACGGCGGCGAGCTGCTGCGCCGCATCCGCGCCCATCCCGACCTGCGCCACATCCCCGTGGTGGTGATGAGCGCCGGCCGGCTCACCGAGGAAGAGCGCCGCGCCAGCTCGCACTTCCTGGCCAAGCCCTTCGAACTGGACGACCTGCTGGGCACCATCGCCCGGCAGCTCCCCGCCGAGGCCGCCCGCGTGTGA